In Gopherus evgoodei ecotype Sinaloan lineage chromosome 21, rGopEvg1_v1.p, whole genome shotgun sequence, a single window of DNA contains:
- the LOC115638175 gene encoding olfactory receptor 6F1-like yields MEEAYEISNYSLQQGDWSLDFLAPIFLGKGDDSPHLPSSLRLQAQVHHLSPLVKGNQTNVKEFILLRFPGSRYLQISLFMIFFLIYLLTFTGNTAIISLVWTHRCLRTPMYYFLCNLSFLEIWVTTVYIPKILANLMSQSKTICFPSCLLQMYFVFSLGCTEFLLVAVMVYDCYLAICHPLRYHSIMNNTLSTQLALGSWVGGFLTISVPMFLITRLSFCGPTVINHFFCDIGSWIALSCTDIHLVEMVYIALFFIVVLRSCAVTLGSYIYIISTIMRIPSAQGQEKAFSSCSAHLTIVVMLYSCSIFLYIKSSKQSSLDMNKIVSVFNTIVTPLLNPFIYTLRNKDVKEVMIKAFSRI; encoded by the exons tttcctgggcaaaggtgacGACTCGCCCCACCTCCCTTCCTCGCTCAGattacaggctcag GTACACCACCTGTCCCCACTGGTGAAGGGAAATCAAACCAATGTGAAGGAATTTATTCTGCTTAGGTTCCCCGGCTCTCGGTATTTGCAGATCTCACTCTTCATGATATTCTTTTTAATATACCTCCTGACATTCACAGGAAACACCGCCATCATATCCTTAGTGTGGACCCACCGTTGTCTCCGCACCCCTATGTATTActtcctctgcaatctctccttcctggagatctgGGTCACCACAGTCTACATTCCCAAAATTCTTGCCAATCTCATGTCACAAAGCAAAACTATCTGCttccccagctgcctcctgcaGATGTACTTTGTTTTCTCCCTAGGCTGCACTGAATTTCTACTCGTGGCAGTCATGGTCTATGATTGCTATTTGGCCATATGCCACCCATTGCGTTATCACTCCATCATGAACAACACCTTGTCCACTCAGTTGGCCCTGGGCTCATGGGTAGGTGGTTTCCTAACTATTTCTGTGCCAATGTTTCTGATCACCAGGTTGTCTTTCTGTGGCCCTACAGTcatcaaccatttcttctgtgacatagGTTCTTGGATAGCGCTGTCCTGCACAGACATACACCTGGTTGAAATGGTGTACATTGCTCTTTTCTTTATTGTTGTTCTGAGGTCCTGTGCAGTCACCCTTGGCTCCTACAtttacatcatctccaccatcatGAGAATCCCATCTGCCCAAGGCCAGGAAAAGGCCTTTTCCTCTTGTTCTGCCCATCTCACCATTGTGGTTATGTTGTACAGCTGCTCCATCTTTCTGTACATCAAGTCTTCTAAACAGAGCTCACTGGACATGAACAAAATTGTCTCTGTCTTCAATACTATTGTGACACCATTGCTTAACCCTTTCATTTACACTCTAAGAAACAAAGATGTCAAAGAAGTCATGATAAAGGCTTTCAGTAGGATATGA